From the genome of Nasonia vitripennis strain AsymCx chromosome 1, Nvit_psr_1.1, whole genome shotgun sequence, one region includes:
- the LOC116415744 gene encoding BLOC-1-related complex subunit 7 — MASASSTSARSLFVESKIRLADRVQVNINNIASLTRQIQRGSKSNEILMQAARTFAQQEQGLESTEANLKKLSLITTHLEFQLNAIDQSASKLEEVTEQVRAMQR; from the exons ATGGCTTCTGCTTCTAGTACTAGTGCTCGTAGTTTATTTGTGGAGTCTAAGATCAGACTTGCTGATAGAGTACAGGTGAACATTAACAATATTGCATCTTTGACAAGACAAATTCAGAGAGGTTCAAAGAGTAATGAA ATTCTGATGCAGGCAGCTAGAACTTTTGCCCAGCAAGAACAAGGTTTAGAAAGCACAGAAGCCAATTTGAAAAAGCTGTCGTTGATCACTACTCATTTAGAATTTCAATTAAATGCTATCGACCAAAGTGCATCGAAGTTAGAGGAAGTTACAGAACAAGTTCGAGCAATGCAACGATAA
- the LOC100678697 gene encoding uncharacterized protein LOC100678697 produces MSSAMKKKCSLRRCTVFDCRSGTYSDRRVKTETGLRQTTIFTPPINKPELLKKWSKILNKELTEKDRVCELHFAEHYVIKSDHTKLPDGTVFSLPRIKYRLTPDAVPYNPNNPTEVETYEQGKEIQIADGAADQTKDGFLVDHQYFIDARKPDQYVYYNKEVAACFMIPSIKDALVKKKEVSETSDANDNDEITIYGTDDTIKDTNDSTNSNIIDDTNSNIIDDTNNSMNNTIDGTNNGTDDTIDDPNDDSNFEVMEFEEVFNVDKIEKQKLKIQEVKDYLVENPLQRTWSWMNYTKKDNGITFAQLDCRSRKIRCFVEVHEDLSITLHTGDDKVSLEIEFELTSIQSISKMLQTVVKMKICSGTALEKESRSEDCTGIIIPEEEYKCARSLDRCIACRKLRIRVMHSRDTRDVNVKYLNLKKQYEQLRRKSRYLEEKLDIKTTRLKAITEMIKSVNKYGKNYETEL; encoded by the exons ATGAGTTCTGCaatgaagaaaaaatgttctttAAGACGATGTACTGTGTTTGACTGTAGATCAGGAACATACAGTGATAGACGAGTGAAGACTGAAACGGGCCTTCGACAAACCACAATATTTACCCCACCTATTAAT AAGCCAGAGCTCCTAAAAAAATGGTCCAAAATATTGAACAAAGAATTGACAGAAAAAGATAGAGTTTGTGAATTGCATTTTGCAGAACATTATGTGATAAAATCAGATCACACCAAATTACCCGATGGAACAGTATTTTCGTTAcctagaataaaatatcgtttaACACCAGATGCGGTTCCTTATAACCCTAATAATccg ACAGAAGTTGAAACATATGAACAAGGAAAGGAAATCCAAATAGCAGAT GGTGCAGCAGACCAGACAAAGGATGGCTTTCTAGTGGATCatcaatattttattgatgCAAGGAAGCCAGATCAAtacgtttattataataaagaaGTAGCTGCTTGTTTTATGATTCCAAGTATAAAGGATGCCTTGGTAAAGAAAAAAGAg GTCTCTGAAACAAGCGATGCAAATGATAATGATGAAATTACTATTTATGGTACAGATGATACCATTAAAGATACAAATGATAGTACAAATAGTAATATCATTGATGATACAAATAGTAATATCATTGATGATACAAATAATAGTATGAATAATACTATTGATGGCACAAATAATGGTACAGATGATACCATCGATGACCCAAATGATGATAGCAATTTTGAAGTAATGGAATTTGAAGAGGTTTTCAATGttgataaaatagaaaaacaaaagttgaaaataCAAGAAGTTAAGGATTACCTTGTGGAGAATCCACTACAAAGAACGTGGAGTTGGATGAATTACACGAAAAAGGATAATGGTATCACTTTTGCTCAACTCGATTGCAGAAGTAGAAAAATTAGATGTTTTGTAGAAGTACACGAAGATCTATCTATAACG CTTCATACAGGGGATGACAAAGTAAGTTTAGAAATAGAATTTGAATTGACATCAATACAAagtatttcaaaaatgttacaaacggttgtaaaaatgaaaatatgttCTGGAACTGCTCTAGAAAAGGAAAG TCGAAGTGAAGATTGTACTGGAATAATTATTCCAGAAGAAGAGTACAAGTGTGCGAGAAGCTTAGATAGATGTATAGCTTGTCGAAAATTAAGGATTAGAGTGATGCACTCACGAGATACCAGAGATGTGAacgttaaatatttaaatttgaaaaagcaaTATGAACAATTAAGGCGGAAATCAAGATACCTAGAAGAAAAATTGGACATTAAAACCACAAGATTAAAAGCTATAACAGAGATGATTAAGTCTGTCAACAAATATGgtaaaaattatgaaacaGAGTTATGA